One genomic region from Amblyraja radiata isolate CabotCenter1 chromosome 17, sAmbRad1.1.pri, whole genome shotgun sequence encodes:
- the cdh16 gene encoding cadherin-16 has protein sequence MTAAGVPHCSQVCALMTLLGVLSTATVVTVPENYDGHFPWFLAKVETNTSGDFRLRLEDDYNGTFGIEGQTFLFSRSSFDREERGSYELQVAVVNDEGAQLDQPVSITINITDRNDNAPQFEQDTFLARVYMGAPAGYRILKVVASDRDDAETPNADLRYQIISQQPELPSDNMFQVNPQTGHLTLTTEGAATLDADIADHYQLAIQVKDMGNLSQGHYAQAHILINVTQNTWVPLSPVSVRENHEGPYPLPLSKVRWNGERVRYQLESQPPAPHGLFTISERGSISLNQPLDHEEQPEYRLSVSALDYAGDLYAEPLELQVMVMDENDNAPVCSPEIHLAFVTEHRRKGACIVQLRGEDEDDPSTENGQFTFRQLGQEPEDPEPLFTMDGDGKVTLARDMTDYSSLTYRLLVEVADLAGAEGGLSSTCTVIVDVDEVNDHAPEFSQRQYGPFNVPEDTGIGHVITNLSASDADFNTSDAWLITYALESGNEGQRFGIVQGGQSNIGKLILRKRLDFDAVSEYCLVVSARNMEELEDGEYGASSTTTLSVHLQNVNERPEFPRAAYEVNVSREVPPGTVLLTLQARDPDSVATPIRYRLNNESGNWLSVGATSGEVTVQGRPPAARSYRLQVWAEDGDDPSLFVTTYLVVHVAELRVAPPGPLLVYSGTFLCTPRREEQSISVTVSHGARMATLSLDGHPMEQRKWKLDQRNDTLAFLSIGLSWVDPGLHQVTLVLREEGDATVILRDTLPVNICTCSSHGKCRIEIEPIQGKPTVLTTVSTIVGTLAVIGFTLILVLVHLSVTRKQRKKSNRDVSVEAAPLRPSA, from the exons ATGACTGCAGCGGGGGTCCCACACTGCAGCCAG GTGTGTGCGCTGATGACCCTGCTCGGAGTTCTGTCGACAGCCACTGTTGTCACGGTGCCTGAGAACTACGACGGACACTTCCCCTGGTTCCTGGCAAAG GTGGAGACCAACACCAGTGGAGACTTCAGACTGAGACTGGAGGACGATTACAACGGGACTTTCGGGATCGAAGGGCAGACGTTCCTGTTCTCCCGCTCCTCCTTTGATCGGGAAGAGAGGGGCAGCTACGAGTTGCAG GTTGCTGTGGTGAATGATGAGGGTGCACAGCTGGACCAGCCCGTGTCGATCACCATTAACATCACCGACAGGAATGACAATGCTCCCCAGTTTGAACAGGACACGTTTCTAGCCCGCGTCTACATGGGAGCGCCTGCAG GGTACAGAATCCTGAAGGTAGTCGCAAGTGACCGGGACGATGCCGAGACACCGAACGCTGATCTCCGCTACCAGATCATCAGCCAGCAGCCAGAACTGCCCTCAGACAACATGTTCCAGGTCAACCCGCAGACTGGCCACCTCACCCTCACCACAGAAG GTGCTGCCACACTGGATGCGGACATAGCTGACCATTACCAGCTGGCCATACAGGTGAAGGACATGGGCAACCTGAGCCAAGGCCACTACGCACAGGCCCACATCCTTATCAACGTGACACAAAACACCTGGGTCCCCCTCAGCCCCGTGTCTGTGCGCGAGAACCACGAGGGTCCCTATCCACTGCCTCTCTCAAAG GTCCGCTGGAACGGGGAGCGGGTCCGCTACCAGCTGGAGTCgcagccccccgccccccacggGCTCTTCACCATCAGCGAGCGAGGAAGCATCAGCCTGAACCAGCCCCTGGACCACGAGGAACAGCCGGAG TACCGGCTGTCGGTCTCGGCGCTGGACTATGCGGGGGACCTGTACGCCGAGCCGCTGGAGCTACAGGTGATGGTGATGGATGAGAACGACAACGCACCCGTCTGTTCCCCAGAGATTCACCTCGCCTTCGTAACGGAGCACAGGAGGAAAG GCGCCTGCATAGTTCAGCTGAGGGGAGAAGATGAGGATGACCCTTCGACTGAGAACGGACAGTTCACTTTCCGACAGCTCgggcaggagcctgaggatccggagCCCCTGTTCACAATGGACGGTGACGGGAAGGTCACCCTCGCCAGAGACATGACAGACTACAGCTCACTCACCTACCGCCTCCTGGTGGAGGTAGCCGACCTTGCCGGAGCAGAGGGAG GCCTGTCGAGTACGTGCACTGTCATAGTGGATGTGGATGAGGTGAACGACCATGCCCCTGAGTTCTCCCAGCGACAG TACGGACCGTTCAACGTACCAGAGGACACTGGCATTGGTCACGTCATCACCAACCTCAGTGCCAGCGATGCTGACTTCAACACGTCTGATGCCTGGCTCATTACGTACGCACTCGAATCCGGGAATGAAGGCCAGCGGTTCGGAATAGTCCAGGGCGGACAGAGCAACATTGGGAAGCTGATACTGCGCAAG CGCCTAGACTTTGATGCGGTGAGTGAGTACTGCCTGGTGGTGAGTGCCAGGAACATGGAGGAGCTGGAGGATGGGGAATACGGAGCcagctccaccaccaccctctctgtCCACTTGCAGAATGTGAACGAGAGGCCGGAGTTTCCGCGGGCAGCGTACGAGGTCAACGTGTCCCGCGAGGTGCCGCCCGGCACCGTCTTACTGACCCTGCAGGCTCGGGACCCCGATTCTGTGGCAACCCCCATACG GTACCGTCTGAACAACGAGTCTGGGAACTGGCTGTCGGTGGGAGCAACATCTGGGGAGGTGACCGTTCAGGGCCGGCCCCCTGCTGCCCGCAGCTACCGTCTGCAGGTCTGGGCAGAGGATGGAG ATGACCCGAGCCTGTTTGTCACCACATACCTGGTGGTCCACGTCGCTGAACTCCGAGTGGCTCCTCCTGGCCCATTGCTGGTCTATTCTGGAACTTTCCTGTGCACCCCACGGAGAGAAGAGCAGTCAATCTCCGTCACCGTGTCTCACGGGGCCAGGATGGCCACTCTCTCCCTCGATGGCCATCCCATGGAGCAACGGAAGTGGAAGCTCGATCAAAGGAATG ATACGCTGGCGTTCCTGTCCATCGGGCTGAGCTGGGTGGATCCAGGTTTGCACCAGGTCACGTTAGTCCTCAGAGAGGAAGGAGATGCGACGGTGATACTCAGAGACACTCTCCCAG TGAATATTTGTACCTGCAGTTCGCACGGCAAGTGCAGGATTGAAATAGAGCCAATTCAAGGCAAACCGACTGTCTTAACAACTGTCAGCACCATTGTTGGCACCCTGGCTGTGATTG GATTTACCCTCATCCTCGTTCTCGTGCATCTCTCTGTTACCAGGAAACAGCGCAAGAAAAGCAATAGAGATGTCAGTGTGGAAGCAGCCCCTTTACGCCCCTCAGCATAG
- the rrad gene encoding GTP-binding protein RAD isoform X2, with the protein MTLNKPERSRAAERRRSSAPLQAQLHRRSMPVDERELRATGEGRPEPALPPTWTPGSSDSVRSSGSESGSGPYKVLVLGGRGVGKTSLARIFGGLEEGNAFDRTIMVDGEEANLMVFDTWEQDESQCMGEQCMKLGDAYIIVYSVTDRASFEKASELRIQLRRVRQSEDIPIILVGNKTDLVRSREVSVDEGRSCAVVFNCKFIETSAALQHRVRELFEGITRQIRLRRDSKEDNERRQASGQRRQSVGQRARRFLGRLVARNNKKMAFRQKSKSCHDLSVL; encoded by the exons ATGACCCTGAACAAGCCAGAGCGGAGCCGGGCGGCGGAGCGGCGACGGTCCAGCGCCCCGCTTCAGGCGCAGCTGCACCGGCGGAGCATGCCGGTGGACGAGCGGGAGCTGCGGGCGACGGGCGAGGGTCGCCCCGAGCCGGCCCTGCCACCGACCTGGACCCCCGGCTCCTCAGACTCGGTCAGGTCGAGCGGCAGCGAGTCGGGCTCCGGCCCCTACAAAGTCCTGGTGCTGGGCGGCCGCGGCGTCGGCAAGACAAGCCTGGCGAGGATCTTCGGCGGCTTAGAGGAGG GGAATGCATTCGACAGGACAATCATGGTGGACGGGGAGGAAGCCAATCTCATGGTGTTTGACACGTGGGAACAG GACGAGAGCCAGTGTATGGGTGAGCAGTGCATGAAGCTGGGCGATGCCTACATCATTGTGTACTCAGTGACGGACCGCGCCAGCTTTGAGAAGGCGTCGGAGCTGCGGATCCAGCTGAGGAGGGTACGGCAGTCCGAGGACATCCCCATCATCCTGGTCGGCAATAAGACCGACCTGGTCCGCAGTCGTGAGGTGTCCGTGGACG AGGGCAGATCGTGTGCCGTGGTGTTCAACTGCAAGTTTATCGAGACGTCGGCGGCGCTGCAGCACCGGGTGCGGGAGCTGTTCGAGGGCATCACGCGGCAGATCCGCCTGCGCCGGGACAGCAAGGAGGACAATGAGCGGCGCCAGGCCAGTGGCCAGCGGCGGCAGAGTGTGGGCCAGAGGGCACGCCGCTTCCTCGGCCGCCTGGTGGCCAGGAACAACAAGAAGATGGCCTTCAGGCAGAAGTCCAAGTCCTGCCATGACCTGTCGGTGCTCTGA
- the rrad gene encoding GTP-binding protein RAD isoform X1 gives MTLNKPERSRAAERRRSSAPLQAQLHRRSMPVDERELRATGEGRPEPALPPTWTPGSSDSVRSSGSESGSGPYKVLVLGGRGVGKTSLARIFGGLEEGENHEGDGRGNAFDRTIMVDGEEANLMVFDTWEQDESQCMGEQCMKLGDAYIIVYSVTDRASFEKASELRIQLRRVRQSEDIPIILVGNKTDLVRSREVSVDEGRSCAVVFNCKFIETSAALQHRVRELFEGITRQIRLRRDSKEDNERRQASGQRRQSVGQRARRFLGRLVARNNKKMAFRQKSKSCHDLSVL, from the exons ATGACCCTGAACAAGCCAGAGCGGAGCCGGGCGGCGGAGCGGCGACGGTCCAGCGCCCCGCTTCAGGCGCAGCTGCACCGGCGGAGCATGCCGGTGGACGAGCGGGAGCTGCGGGCGACGGGCGAGGGTCGCCCCGAGCCGGCCCTGCCACCGACCTGGACCCCCGGCTCCTCAGACTCGGTCAGGTCGAGCGGCAGCGAGTCGGGCTCCGGCCCCTACAAAGTCCTGGTGCTGGGCGGCCGCGGCGTCGGCAAGACAAGCCTGGCGAGGATCTTCGGCGGCTTAGAGGAGGGTGAGAACCACGAGGGAGACggcagag GGAATGCATTCGACAGGACAATCATGGTGGACGGGGAGGAAGCCAATCTCATGGTGTTTGACACGTGGGAACAG GACGAGAGCCAGTGTATGGGTGAGCAGTGCATGAAGCTGGGCGATGCCTACATCATTGTGTACTCAGTGACGGACCGCGCCAGCTTTGAGAAGGCGTCGGAGCTGCGGATCCAGCTGAGGAGGGTACGGCAGTCCGAGGACATCCCCATCATCCTGGTCGGCAATAAGACCGACCTGGTCCGCAGTCGTGAGGTGTCCGTGGACG AGGGCAGATCGTGTGCCGTGGTGTTCAACTGCAAGTTTATCGAGACGTCGGCGGCGCTGCAGCACCGGGTGCGGGAGCTGTTCGAGGGCATCACGCGGCAGATCCGCCTGCGCCGGGACAGCAAGGAGGACAATGAGCGGCGCCAGGCCAGTGGCCAGCGGCGGCAGAGTGTGGGCCAGAGGGCACGCCGCTTCCTCGGCCGCCTGGTGGCCAGGAACAACAAGAAGATGGCCTTCAGGCAGAAGTCCAAGTCCTGCCATGACCTGTCGGTGCTCTGA